One genomic segment of Hemiscyllium ocellatum isolate sHemOce1 chromosome 49, sHemOce1.pat.X.cur, whole genome shotgun sequence includes these proteins:
- the LOC132837173 gene encoding histone H2B type 1-O-like, producing the protein MADEKKAQQASKKGAKKIIKKAPAKGGRKRKRSRKESYSIYIYKVMKQVHPDTGISSKAMSIMNSFVNDIFERIAGEASRLAHYNKRSTISSREIQTAVRLLLPGELAKHAVSEGTKAVTKYTSSK; encoded by the coding sequence ATGGCTGATGAgaagaaagcacagcaagcctCCAAGAAGGGCGCGAAGAAAATCATCAAGAAGGCGCCAGCGAAGGGCGGCAGGAAGAGGAAAAGGTCTAGGAAAGAAAGTTATTCCATCTACATCTACAAAGTGATGAAGCAGGTTCACcccgacaccggcatctcctccAAGGCCATGAGCATCATGAACTCGTTCGTTAACGATATTTTCGAGCGTATCGCGGGGGAGGCTTCCCGCCTGGCCCATTACAACAAGCGCAGCACCATCAGCTCCCGGGAGATCCAGACCGCCGTGcggctgctgctgcctggggagCTGGCCAAGCACGCCGTGTCGGAGGGCACAAAGGCGGTGACCAAGTACACCAGCTCCAAGTGA
- the LOC132837228 gene encoding histone H2A-like, which yields MSGRGKGGGKARAKAKSRSSRAGLQFPVGRVHRLLRKGNYAERVGAGAPVYLAAVLEYLTAEILELAGNAARDNKKTRIIPRHLQLAVRNDEELNKLLGGVTIAQGGVLPNIQAVLLPKKSAAAGSAKK from the coding sequence ATGTCTGGAAGAGGAAAGGGCGGTGGGAAAGCTCGCGCCAAGGCGAAGTCTCGGTCGTCCCGGGCTGGCCTGCAGTTCCCGGTGGGCCGTGTTCACAGGCTCCTGAGAAAGGGTAACTATGCTGAGCGTGTGGGTGCCGGAGCGCCGGTCTATCTGGCTGCGGTGCTGGAGTATCTGACGGCTGAAATCCTGGAGCTGGCCGGCAACGCGGCCCGGGACAACAAGAAGACCCGCATCATCCCCAGGCACCTGCAGCTGGCCGTGCGCAACGACGAGGAGCTCAACAAGCTGCTGGGAGGGGTGACCATCGCTCAGGGCGGGGTGCTGCCTAATATCCAGGCCGTGCTGCTGCCCAAGAAATCCGCCGCTGCTGGATCTGCTAAAAAGTGA